Proteins co-encoded in one Stomoxys calcitrans chromosome 5, idStoCalc2.1, whole genome shotgun sequence genomic window:
- the LOC106095786 gene encoding probable U2 small nuclear ribonucleoprotein A': MVKLTPELINQSMQFINPCRERELDLRGYKIPQIENLGATLDQFDTIDLSDNDLRKLDGLPYLSRLKCLLLNNNRILRIGEDLHECVPNLNSVILSGNNLQELGDLEPLSQLPHLETICLLMNPVSTKPYYREYMTYKFPQLRLLDFRKIKQKDRKAAMEFFRSRQGKELLKEVAKKSKQNAAAAAAQVDGNTGKAVGGGRFANPEDIRRIREAIKRASSLQEVERLSQILQSGHIPENFVLEQNGTQTHNGNSSGGADSHSQAMEH, translated from the coding sequence ATGGTTAAACTAACTCCGGAACTCATAAACCAGTCAATGCAATTCATAAATCCTTGTCGAGAACGTGAACTCGATTTGCGAGGCTACAAAATACCACAAATCGAAAATTTGGGGGCCACGCTGGACCAATTTGACACCATCGACTTATCCGACAATGATCTCAGGAAACTAGATGGATTGCCCTACCTGTCGCGCCTCAAATGCCTGTTGTTAAATAACAATCGTATACTGAGAATAGGTGAAGACTTGCACGAATGTGTGCCTAACCTAAACTCGGTGATATTGAGTGGCAACAATCTACAGGAGTTGGGCGATTTGGAGCCTTTGTCACAACTGCCACATTTAGAAACAATATGTCTACTTATGAATCCCGTATCGACGAAACCCTATTACAGAGAATATATGACCTATAAGTTTCCACAACTAAGGCTGttggattttagaaaaatcaaaCAGAAAGACCGCAAGGCAGCAATGGAGTTTTTCCGTTCGCGACAAGGCAAGGAGTTATTGAAGGAGGTGGCtaagaaatcgaaacaaaaTGCTGCAGCGGCTGCTGCACAAGTAGACGGTAATACCGGCAAGGCAGTGGGAGGTGGACGTTTTGCCAATCCCGAAGATATTCGTCGCATCAGAGAGGCCATTAAACGCGCTAGTTCGCTGCAAGAAGTCGAGAGATTATCACAGATTTTACAAAGTGGCCATATACCGGAAAACTTTGTCCTGGAACAAAATGGCACGCAAACGCATAATGGAAACAGTTCAGGCGGTGCAGATTCACATTCACAAGCCATGGAGCATTAG
- the LOC106095790 gene encoding GEL complex subunit OPTI — protein sequence MTTRTNTIQHNTSGSAKSSSLKDICNRALTAKSEWPDKDEFLDVIYWSRQVFGIILGIIWGIVPLKGFLGLVLFAGISCGLVYVYAINFQSIDEEAYGGAWELIKEGFMTSFAGFLVTWIIFYTGLHYESIMEAKGL from the exons ATGACCACGAGAACAAATACGATACAACACAATACAAGTGGTAGTGCCAAATCTTCATCTTTGAAAGATATTTGCAATCGAGCCTTGACAGCAAAATCTGAATGGCCGGATAAG GATGAATTTTTGGATGTCATTTACTGGTCACGCCAAGTATTTGGAATCATATTGGGCATCATTTGGGGCATTGTGCCCTTGAAGGGATTTTTAGGCTTAGTGTT atTTGCGGGTATAAGCTGCGGTTTGGTTTATGTTTATGCCATTAACTTTCAATCCATTGACGAAGAAGCCTATGGCGGTGCCTGGGAGTTAATTAAAGAAGGATTTATGACCTCATTTGCTGGTTTCTTGGTAACGTGGATTATTTTCTACACTGGCTTGCATTACGAATCAATAATGGAAGCTAAAGGACTATGA
- the LOC106080433 gene encoding hyccin, with protein MAESIVQDWLSDFQRIQGQPAEIKEFAAEHDTESEIAEVIFTILNDRQRHESLVHEICQQLLAFYRSTEKTLQKFPLQFIPVLIYTYLRAVAGGDKKGVRSLETLLICIYNGEVSTDDGSPRIVQFRMPILAQASVYHEEKNLPLTDLRRWEENCNREVKWGPHQRIEAITAQNRLRIMTALLFCYNQQVSLTQKSALIHLCRVASQLVTEGFTTKLTHAHRISYGSDPSLMPKSMIPRIPLSSAFLVELVHAIYYAMFNGFGTVAIQTLEDIHNRACFEMYTELILITSAVRNSLHANPSGQPSDGPMGLSVALTPSTNTVTTAVSKSMITNASFRTKKLPDDIPIQVRDLTMPQAPNQQLTSVTEETAEQTQNAKESGPQQGSRNSIIRPSMEGIKAQAHKALIAGFKKSKDKEKDKDKDKDKDKDATKSAHQTNGSATTNSADNIKPPQRKLDRHMQRNSLLQMQMEGATVLEFEKSPGPVVKNKNYDAIDTADMLPMQTLMTNESGSNSFSIDSDLNGGTVVNAMSGVMGGAGVIGGGGGGGGGLGNSNNNSTTTTTSITSSDLLTTKSFDSSIELPAMGNAATTTTIMGGVKSTNDAHMD; from the exons ATGGCAGAATCAATAGTCCAAGATTGGCTGTCAGATTTTCAACGTATACAGGGTCAACCTGCCGAGATCAAAGAGTTCGCCGCCGAACATGATACAGAATCTGAAATAGCTGAAGTCATATTCACCATACTCAATGATCGTCAACGTCACGAATCACTGGTCCATGAGATTTGCCAACAATTGTTGGCATTTTATCGTAGCACGgaaaaaactttacaaaagTTCCCCCTGCAATTCATACCTGTTTTAATCTATACGTACCTGCGTGCCGTAGCTGGTGGTGATAAAAAGGGCGTACGTAGCCTGGAAACTCTACTCATTTGCATTTACAATGGCGAGGTGTCGACGGACGATGGCAGCCCAAGAATAGTGCAGTTCCGCATGCCCATACTAGCCCAAGCATCTGTATATCATGAGGAGAAAAATCTGCCACTGACAGATTTGAGGCGATGGGAAGAGAATTGCAATCGCGAGGTCAAATGGGGCCCCCATCAGAGAATTGAAGCCATTACGGCTCAGAATCGCCTGCGTATAATGACGGCATTATTGTTCTGCTACAATCAACAAGTTAGCCTAACACAGAAATCGGCGCTGATACATTTATGCCGTGTCGCCTCACAATTGGTAACAGAGGGATTTACGACAAAATTAACACATGCTCATAGGATCTCATATGG CTCCGATCCATCACTAATGCCCAAATCAATGATTCCACGCATTCCGTTATCCTCAGCATTCCTAGTGGAGTTGGTGCATGCCATATACTATGCCATGTTCAATGGTTTTGGTACAGTTGCCATACAGACACTGGAAGACATTCATAATAGGGCATGTTTTGAAATGTATACGGAACTAATACTGATAACGAGTGCTGTTCGCAACTCTCTACATGCCAATCCCTCTGGCCAGCCCAGTGATGGTCCCATGGGTCTAAGTGTTGCACTGACACCATCCACGAATACCGTAACCACCGCCGTTTCAAAATCCATGATAACCAATGCATCATTCCGTACGAAAAAATTACCCGATGATATACCAATACAGGTGCGAGATCTAACAATGCCACAGGCACCTAATCAACAATTGACCAGTGTTACCGAGGAAACTGCCGAACAGACACAAAATGCTAAAGAGTCCGGCCCACAGCAGGGTTCCAGAAATTCGATAATACGTCCCAGCATGGAAGGCATTAAGGCGCAGGCACATAAAGCCTTGATAGCaggctttaaaaagtccaaagaCAAGGAGAAGGATAAGGACAAGGACaaagataaggataaggatgCCACAAAATCTGCTCATCAAACGAATGGCAGTGCCACGACAAATAGTGCTGACAATATTAAACCACCGCAACGAAAATTAGATAGACACATGCAGCGTAATTCTctgctgcaaatgcaaatggagGGCGCCACGGTTTTGGAGTTTGAGAAGAGCCCCGGACCAGTGGTCAAGAATAAGAACTATGATGCCATAGATACGGCCGATATGCTGCCCATGCAAACATTGATGACCAATGAAAGTGGCAGTAATAGTTTTAGCATTGACAGTGATTTGAATGGGGGCACAGTGGTGAATGCCATGTCTGGTGTTATGGGAGGTGCTGGTGTTATAGGCGGTGGTGGCGGTGGCGGCGGCGGCTTGGGTAACAGCAATAATAATagtacaacaactacaacctCAATAACCAGCAGCGACCTGTTAACAACAAAAAGTTTCGATTCCAGCATTGAATTGCCGGCAATGGGCAATGCTGCGACGACCACGACCATTATGGGGGGTGTCAAATCAACAAACGATGCCCACATGGATTAG
- the LOC106095850 gene encoding tRNA N(3)-methylcytidine methyltransferase METTL6, translated as MDAETDLIEDVFTSAEKSLTDDEKHKLEEQNKRLIPEFKANQLENQAQKHWDLFYKRNETRFFKDRRWTTREFQELIQDHPTLPSDSNECRKLLEVGCGVGNFVYPLMEELEALGQTNNYFYACDFSPRAVEFVRSNPKYNEDRIKAFQCDITTVTIHHHIPAQTIDIISMIFVLSAITPTKFEVVIKNLHRLLKSGGIVLFRDYGRYDMAQLRFKSGHKIAENFYMRQDGTRSYYFAETELRKLFQENGFEVITNRYVHRRTLNVKEGIDVPRIFLQGKFKKL; from the exons atggaTGCTGAGACTGACTTGATAGAAGATGTTTTCACATCTGCTGAAAAATCACTTACCGATGATGAAAAACACAAATTGGAGGAACAGAATAAAAGGTTGATACCAGAATTCAAAGCAAACCAATTGGAAAATCAG GCTCAAAAACATTGGGATCTCTTTTATAAACGCAATGAGACTAGATTCTTTAAGGACCGACGTTGGACAACCAGAGAATTTCAAGAGCTAATACAAGACCATCCCACATTACCCTCGGATAGCAACGAGTGCAGGAAACTTTTGGAAGTTGGCTGTGGGGTAGGCAATTTTGTCTACCCCCTAATGGAGGAATTGGAAGCTTTGGGACAAACGAACAATTATTTTTATGCGTGCGATTTTTCACCTCGAGCTGTTGAATTTGTACGTTCAAATCCCAAATACAACGAAGATCGCATTAAGGCATTTCAATGTGACATTACAACGGTTACGATACATCATCACATACCCGCCCAGACTATAGATataatttcaatgatttttgtCCTATCAGCCATAACGCCGACAAAATTCGAGGtagttattaaaaatttacataGATTGCTAAAGTCAGGAGGCATTGTACTTTTTCGCGATTATGGCCGCTATGACATGGCCCAATTGAGATTTAAGTCGGGACATAAAATAGCGGAAAATTTCTATATGCGTCAGGATGGTACCAGAAGTTATTACTTTGCCGAAACTGAATTAAGGAAACTCTTTCAAGAAAATGGTTTTGAGGTCATAACCAACAGATATGTTCACCGACGTACTCTCAATGTAAAGGAAGGCATTGATGTGCCTCGCATTTTTCTGCagggaaaatttaaaaagcttTAG